GGATGCCGAGGCGTGGTTGCCCTACGTCCAGTCCCTCGGCTTCGACACCATCTATCTGCCCCCCATCCACCCCATTGGCCGCACGGCGCGCAAGGGCAAGAACAACAGCCTGAAGGCAGAGCCCGGAGACGTGGGCAGCCCCTGGGCCATCGGCTCCGCCGAGGGAGGCCACAAGGCGGTGCATCCGGACCTGGGCACGCTGGAGGACTTCCGCCACTTCCTGAAGGCCGCGGAGGCCCACGGCATCGAGGTGGCCCTGGACATTGCCTACCAGTGCTCGCCGGACCACCCCTACGTGAAGGAGCATCCGGAGTGGTTCCTCCACCGGCCGGACGGCACCATCAAGACGGCGGAGAACCCTCCCAAGCGCTACGAGGACATCGTCAACTTTGACTGGATGGGCCCCGCGCGCGAGGCGCTCTGGGCGGAGCTGGCCTCCGTGGTGCTGCACTGGGTGGAACAGGGCGTGCGCGTCTTCCGCGTGGACAACCCGCACACCAAGCCCCTCCAGTTCTGGGCCTGGCTCATCCGCAAGGTGCAGGATGCCCACCCGGGGGTGGTCTTCCTCTCGGAGGCCTTCACGCGCCCCAAGGTGATGAAGGCCCTGGCCAAGGTGGGCTTCAGCCAGTCCTACACGTACTTCACCTGGCGCAACTTCAAGCAGGAGCTCCAGGAGTACCTGGAGGAGATCACCTCGCCGCCTGTGTCCGAGTACTTCCGTGGCAACCTCTGGCCCAACACGCCTGACATCCTTCCAGAGATGCTCCAGCGCGCCGGCCCGGGCGGCTTCCGCCTGCGCGTGGCGCTGGCGGCCACCCTCTCCTCCTCTTACGGCATGTACTGTGGCTACGAGCTCTGCGAGGACCGCGGCCTGCACGGCAAGGAGGAGTATCTCGACTCGGAGAAGTACCAGCTCGTGGCGTGGGAGCTCGACCGGCCCGGCAACATCCGCGGTTGGATTGCCAAGCTGAACGCGGCCCGAAAGCAGCACCGCGCGCTCCAGCTCTACGGGAACCTCGAGTTCCACGTGGCCGAGAACGAGCACATCCTCTTCTACAGCAAGCGCACGAAGGATGGCTCCAGCCAGGTGCTCGTCGCGGTGAGCCTGGATCCGCACTCCTCCCAGGAGGCCCTCCTCCACGTGCCCCTGGAGGCGTTGGGCATCCAACCCGACGAGACCTACCAGGTGCATGAACTGCTGACGGATGAGCGTCGGCTGTGGCAAGGACCTCACGCCCAGGTGATGCTGACCCCCGAGCAGCCTGCGGCCATCTGGGCTGTGTACCGCTTCCGTCGCTCCGAGCAGGCGTTCGACTACTACGAGTGATTCTCCGAGAGGTGTATGGAACAGGATCCGCTTTGGTACAAAAAGGCCCTCATCTACGAGCTGCACATCCGTGCCTTCCACGACTCGAATGGGGATGGGCATGGCGACATCCCCGGCCTCATCGAGAAGCTGCCGTACTTGCAGGACTTGGGGGTGGATTGCCTCTGGCTGCTGCCGCACTACCCCTCGCCCCTGAGGGATGACGGCTACGACATCGCGGATTTCTACGGCATCCATCCGGACTACGGAACGCTGGCGGACTTCCAGCGTCTGGTCGAGGCCGCGCACCAGCGTGGGCTTCGCATCATCACGGAGCTGGTGGTCAACCACACGAGCGACCAGCACCCGTGGTTCCAGGAGTCCCGAAGGGATCCGAAGAGCCCCAAGCGGGACTGGTACGTCTGGAGCGACACGGAAGAGAAGTACAAGGGCACGCGCATCATCTTCCTGGACACGGAGCGTTCCAACTGGACGTGGGATCCGGTGGCCAAGCAGTACTTCTGGCACCGCTTCTTCAGCCACCAGCCGGACCTCAACTACGACAACCCGGAAGTGCAGGAGGCCATGCTGGATGTCATGCGCTTCTGGCTGAACATGGGCGTGGACGGGTTCCGCTGCGACGCGGTCCCCTACCTGTTCGAGCGCGAGGGCACCAACTGCGAGAACCTCCCCGAGACGCACGCCTTCCTCAAGCGCCTGCGAAAAACCATCGACGCCGAGTACCCCAACAAGATGCTGCTCGCCGAGGCCAACCAGTGGCCCGCGGACGTGCGCGTCTATTTCGGGGACGGCGACGAGTTCAACATGGGCTTCCACTTCCCGGTGATGCCCCGCCTCTTCATGGCCGTGCGCCGCGAGGACCGCACCCCCATCGTGGAAATCCTCCAGCAGACGCCCGACATCCCGGACAACTGCCAGTGGGCCATCTTCCTGCGCAACCACGATGAGCTGACGCTGGAGATGGTGACGGACGAGGACCGCGACTACATGTACCGGGAATACGCCATGGATCCCCGGATGCGGCTGAACCTCGGCATCCGGCGGCGCTTGGCCCCGCTCATGGACAACGGCCGCCGACGCATCGAGCTGATGCACAGCCTGCTGTTCAGCCTGCCCGGCACGCCCGTCATGTACTACGGCGACGAGATCGGCATGGGGGACAACATCTACCTGGGCGATCGCAACGGCGTGCGCACGCCCATGCAGTGGACGGGAGACCGCAACGCGGGCTTCAGCCGGACGGACAGCGCACGGCTGTACGCTCCGGTGATTGCCGATCCGGTGTACAGCTATCAGGGCATCAACGTGGAGGCCCAGGAGCGCGTCAAGGCCTCGCTGCTGCACTGGGTGAAGCGGCTCATCAAGGTCCGCCAGCGCTACCCCGCGTTCGCCATGGGCAAGCTGCGCTTCGTCAACCCGGACAACCGCCGGGTGCTCGCCTTCACCCGCGAACATGAAGGGCAGACCATCCTCATCATTTGCAACCTCTCGCGGTTCGCGCAGCCCGCGGTGCTGGACCTGCGCGAGTGGGAGGGTTACGTGCCGATCGAGCTCATGGGAGAAACGGAGTTCCCGCGCATTTCATCCTTGCCATACCAACTGTCCATGGGGCCTTACATGTTCTTGTGGTTCCGTCTGGAGAAGCCCCTGCCGGGAAGGACGCTCGCATGACCCCCGTGGACCTGACCAAGCTGCCCGAATACCTGAAGCATCAGCGCTGGTTTGCTGGCAAGGCCTGGCCCATCAAGTCCGTGTCCGTGGTGGACCACGTGACCTTGGACTCCGGCCCGTGTGCCTTCAGCCTGGCCGTCGTGGAAGTCGCCTACGAGCTGGGCCATCCTGAGCGCTACCTGCTGCCCGTCAAGCCTTCCGCGGAGGGCATCCAGGACGCGCTCGAAGAGGTGGACTGCCTGCGTTCCCTCTTCCAGCTCATCCGCGAGCAGCGCTCGATGCCCTCCTCGTCCGGACGTGTCCAGGGCGAGTGGCTCAGCACGCAGGATGGGCTCATCGCACTGCCCGACCCGTTGCCGGTGCGCCGCCTCATGGTGGAGCAGAGCAATACCTCCGTCGTCTTCGGCGAGAAGGTCATCCTGAAGATCATCCGCAGGCTGGAGGCGGGGGTGAACCCGGAACATGAGATGGGGCGGTTTCTCGCCACCCGCACCTCGTTCCGCTCCACGCCCATGCTGCTGGGCGCGCTGACCCTGGAGGGCAACGCAGGGGCCACCCTGGCGCTGGTGCACCGCTTCGTGCCCAACGCCGTGGACGGCTGGAAGTACACGCTGGAGCAGTTCCGCCGCGCCGGAGAACTCACCGGCCCCTTCCTGGAAGAGATGCGGGAGTTGGGGCGCCGCATTGGCCAACTGCACCATGCGCTGGCCTCGGTGTCCGATGATCCCGCCTTCGCCCCGGAGCCGCTCCTCCAGGAAGATCTCCAGCGCTGGAGCGCCTCCATTCTGGGCGAGATGGGCAAGACGCTGGCGGACGCCAGCCGGGTGCACGTGGACATCGACAACCAACGCGAGCGGCTGATGGATCACGCGCGTCGGCTGGCGCACGTGACGCCCTCCGGGCAGAAGATCCGCATCCATGGGGATCTCCACCTGGGCCAGGTGCTCCGCTCGGAGGGCCA
This genomic window from Stigmatella ashevillena contains:
- a CDS encoding maltokinase N-terminal cap-like domain-containing protein → MTPVDLTKLPEYLKHQRWFAGKAWPIKSVSVVDHVTLDSGPCAFSLAVVEVAYELGHPERYLLPVKPSAEGIQDALEEVDCLRSLFQLIREQRSMPSSSGRVQGEWLSTQDGLIALPDPLPVRRLMVEQSNTSVVFGEKVILKIIRRLEAGVNPEHEMGRFLATRTSFRSTPMLLGALTLEGNAGATLALVHRFVPNAVDGWKYTLEQFRRAGELTGPFLEEMRELGRRIGQLHHALASVSDDPAFAPEPLLQEDLQRWSASILGEMGKTLADASRVHVDIDNQRERLMDHARRLAHVTPSGQKIRIHGDLHLGQVLRSEGQWLIFDFEGEPARNFTQRREKYSPMRDVAGMLRSFDYAEATVMLEGNSPGPRLAPCREAFLEGYREVTRGAAFLPADEASFGTMLRAFELEKLLYEVRYELQNRPDWVRIPVQALLRMEEPT
- the treS gene encoding maltose alpha-D-glucosyltransferase, with product MEQDPLWYKKALIYELHIRAFHDSNGDGHGDIPGLIEKLPYLQDLGVDCLWLLPHYPSPLRDDGYDIADFYGIHPDYGTLADFQRLVEAAHQRGLRIITELVVNHTSDQHPWFQESRRDPKSPKRDWYVWSDTEEKYKGTRIIFLDTERSNWTWDPVAKQYFWHRFFSHQPDLNYDNPEVQEAMLDVMRFWLNMGVDGFRCDAVPYLFEREGTNCENLPETHAFLKRLRKTIDAEYPNKMLLAEANQWPADVRVYFGDGDEFNMGFHFPVMPRLFMAVRREDRTPIVEILQQTPDIPDNCQWAIFLRNHDELTLEMVTDEDRDYMYREYAMDPRMRLNLGIRRRLAPLMDNGRRRIELMHSLLFSLPGTPVMYYGDEIGMGDNIYLGDRNGVRTPMQWTGDRNAGFSRTDSARLYAPVIADPVYSYQGINVEAQERVKASLLHWVKRLIKVRQRYPAFAMGKLRFVNPDNRRVLAFTREHEGQTILIICNLSRFAQPAVLDLREWEGYVPIELMGETEFPRISSLPYQLSMGPYMFLWFRLEKPLPGRTLA
- a CDS encoding alpha-1,4-glucan--maltose-1-phosphate maltosyltransferase, with amino-acid sequence MNSRIGSVVIESVRPELDGGRFAVKRVEGDTFTVEADLFKEGHDVLVAIVRWRQILPTSQETSWSEVPMRSRGNDLWTAEFPLARNGRYQYTVEAWPDLVATWASELKRKVDAGREVRSELLEGAALLEGAAGRAQAAGFAEDHRLLTESSRKLKQPPSPEHIAVALAPELALAAARHADRSLATRYDRVLEVFADRERARTGAWYEFFPRSALRDGRTHGTFKDAEAWLPYVQSLGFDTIYLPPIHPIGRTARKGKNNSLKAEPGDVGSPWAIGSAEGGHKAVHPDLGTLEDFRHFLKAAEAHGIEVALDIAYQCSPDHPYVKEHPEWFLHRPDGTIKTAENPPKRYEDIVNFDWMGPAREALWAELASVVLHWVEQGVRVFRVDNPHTKPLQFWAWLIRKVQDAHPGVVFLSEAFTRPKVMKALAKVGFSQSYTYFTWRNFKQELQEYLEEITSPPVSEYFRGNLWPNTPDILPEMLQRAGPGGFRLRVALAATLSSSYGMYCGYELCEDRGLHGKEEYLDSEKYQLVAWELDRPGNIRGWIAKLNAARKQHRALQLYGNLEFHVAENEHILFYSKRTKDGSSQVLVAVSLDPHSSQEALLHVPLEALGIQPDETYQVHELLTDERRLWQGPHAQVMLTPEQPAAIWAVYRFRRSEQAFDYYE